A region of Pseudorasbora parva isolate DD20220531a chromosome 14, ASM2467924v1, whole genome shotgun sequence DNA encodes the following proteins:
- the ahr1b gene encoding aryl hydrocarbon receptor 1b yields the protein MYAGRKRRKPVQRTVKQPPNEGGKSNPSKRHRDRLNSELDRLASLLPFPEEVTSSLDKLSILRLSVSYLRAKNFFSVALKNHNCNGLSANNSNGDNSKATGLADGWLHEGELLLQALNGFVLVVTAEGIVFYCSHTIQDYLGFHQTDVMHQNAFELIHTEDQQAFRHNLHWALDPPPTNTESEESSQDGDPAPSMSLVMCNPDQLPPENSSFLERNFVCRFRCLLDNSSGFLALNLQGRLKFLHGQNRRLDDGAQIPSQLALFAIATPLQPPSIMEIRTKNMIFRTKHKLDFTPMACDAKGKIVLGYTEAELRVRGSGYQFIHAADMLYCAENHVRMIKTGESGLTVFRLLTKDNRWKWVQANARLVYKNGKPDYIIATQRPLVEEEGGEHLRKRSMHLPFTFATGEAMLYQISYPMPGYPDTLQGKGKNNKTKKTKVDKSSKDDVDPSSLLGAMMRQDESVYVCQPAMEPRMSFHSSLFSEKGETSTFSSSENESWNPVQNGAVSKQEPSSFDPLLATLDSLSLENEESCSNSELFSALENLGLNAEDLELLLLDERMIQVEMEPDYIPSLNDLLTNNEILSYVQDSLENRIEDSTDAQNPTTPLDSIDAPKPCSASESAPQVTSSLPAPHVPFWPQKQIAPIIHLSQRMQQHVNGQSVCHKTESWIQVPIPQVSTTDSETPTFNQHNTLLVNSVPAVHNGHWVSEDIQANLNSQLGDKITGTSKAQPQEWQHSQLLVPFQYKQKTVEDSDTPPNGVYNDPQWHGYNFTDQLVTNGPCFPNGQKAHTQTLGTHVDCNMTDNSGVDFTMNSSSAVDAGPFQAAMARASSFQQGYQKQQQQQPKVAPNYYASYTKQNSSLEHILGLATPANLPSLTDYGSELTHDTTHSKMETGFILNSTSVAYTGSCLVPNGNAVATPGNSPHPLPEPLPPPPDPQTTGFYL from the exons TCGCACTGAAAAATCACAACTGCAATGGTTTGTCGGCGAACAACAGTAACGGTGACAACAGTAAAGCAACGGGATTGGCTGACGGCTGGCTGCATGAGGGAGAGCTCCTACTACAG GCACTCAATGGCTTTGTGTTGGTGGTCACTGCTGAGGGGATCGTTTTCTACTGTTCTCACACCATCCAGGATTACTTAGGATTCCACCAG ACGgatgtgatgcatcaaaatgcGTTTGAACTCATTCATACTGAGGACCAGCAGGCCTTCAGACACAACTTGCACTGGGCTCTGGACCCGCCTCCAACCAACACAGAGTCAGAAGAATCATCACAAG ATGGAGATCCTGCCCCAAGTATGTCTCTGGTGATGTGCAACCCTGACCAGCTGCCTCCAGAAAACTCCTCTTTCCTGGAGAGGAATTTTGTCTGTCGTTTCCGATGCCTCCTAGACAATTCCTCTGGATTCCTG gCCCTGAATCTTCAAGGGCGTCTGAAATTCCTTCATGGACAGAACAGACGATTGGATGACGGAGCCCAAATACCATCCCAGCTCGCCCTGTTTGCCATTGCAACACCTCTACAGCCTCCTTCCATAATGGAAATCCGAACCAAGAACATGATTTTTAGAACCAAACACAAGTTGGACTTCACACCAATGGCCTGTGATGCTAA GGGTAAAATCGTTCTTGGCTACACAGAGGCAGAGCTGCGAGTTCGAGGTTCAGGGTACCAGTTCATCCATGCAGCCGATATGCTGTACTGCGCTGAGAACCATGTCAGGA TGATCAAGACTGGAGAAAGCGGTCTGACTGTGTTTAGACTGCTTACAAAGGACAACCGTTGGAAATGGGTGCAAGCTAATGCTAGACTTGTCTACAAAAATGGCAAGCCCGACTACATCATTGCCACCCAGAGGCCGCTTGT cGAAGAAGAGGGCGGAGAGCATTTGAGGAAGCGATCGATGCATCTTCCTTTCACCTTTGCTACTGGAGAAGCTATGCTGTACCAAATCAGCTACCCCATGCCAGGCTATCCCGACACCCTTCAGGGCAAAGGCAAgaacaacaaaaccaaaaagacCAAGGTGGACAAAAGCTCAAAGGATGACGTGGACCCAAGTTCTCTGCTGGGAGCCATGATGAGACAGGACGAGTCTGTTTATGTTTGCCAGCCTGCTATGGAGCCTAGAATGTCATTCCACAGTAGCCTCTTCAGTGAGAAAGGAGAGACTAGCACTTTCTCTTCTTCAGAGAATGAAAGTTGGAATCCAGTGCAGAATGGTGCAGTCTCCAAGCAGGAGCCATCAAGTTTTGACCCTCTACTGGCAACATTAGATTCTCTTTCCCTAGAAAATGAAGAGAGCTGCTCTAACAGTGAGCTATTCAGTGCCCTGGAAAATCTCGGACTCAACGCAGAGGACTTAGAGTTGCTGCTTCTGGATGAGAGGATGATCCAGGTAGAGATGGAACCGGATTACATCCCATCTCTGAATGATCTTCTCACCAACAACGAAATCCTCTCCTACGTCCAAGACTCACTGGAGAACCGGATAGAGGACTCGACAGATGCTCAAAACCCCACCACACCATTAGATTCTATTGACGCCCCTAAGCCATGTTCCGCTTCCGAGTCAGCTCCTCAAGTTACGTCCTCACTGCCTGCTCCTCACGTCCCTTTCTGGCCACAAAAACAGATAGCGCCCATAATTCATCTCTCACAGCGTATGCAGCAACATGTCAATGGCCAGTCGGTTTGCCACAAAACTGAGAGCTGGATCCAGGTGCCAATTCCTCAGGTGTCCACAACAGACTCTGAAACTCCTACTTTTAACCAGCATAATACATTGTTGGTGAACTCTGTACCAGCTGTACACAATGGTCACTGGGTCTCTGAAGATATACAAGCCAACTTGAACTCTCAACTTGGTGACAAGATAACAGGAACGAGTAAAGCACAACCACAGGAATGGCAGCACAGCCAGTTGCTTGTCCCGTTCCAGTATAAACAGAAAACAGTTGAGGATAGTGACACCCCTCCGAATGGGGTCTACAATGATCCCCAGTGGCATGGATACAACTTCACAGACCAATTGGTAACAAATGGACCTTGTTTTCCCAATGGCCAAAAGGCGCACACACAGACATTGGGTACCCATGTTGACTGCAATATGACTGACAATTCAGGGGTGGATTTTACAATGAACAGCAGTTCAGCTGTGGATGCAGGGCCGTTTCAGGCAGCCATGGCCCGGGCTTCGTCCTTTCAACAGGGTTAtcagaaacagcaacagcagcagccaAAGGTCGCACCCAATTATTACGCCTCCTATACCAAACAGAACTCCTCTCTGGAGCATATCCTAGGATTAGCCACACCTGCAAACCTTCCCTCGTTGACAGATTACGGCTCTGAATTGACCCATGACACCACCCACAGTAAG ATGGAGACGGGCTTTATACTCAACTCCACTAGTGTGGCCTACACAGGAAGTTGTTTGGTTCCCAACGGCAATGCAGTGGCCACACCCGGCAACAGTCCCCACCCCCTTCCTGAGCCACTCCCACCTCCCCCAGACCCTCAGACCACCGGTTTCTACCTCTGA